CGTCTCCACGGTGCCGTCGTCTCTCTACGAGCAGGGAGGTTACTGGTTCAGACGACTCGCCAGCCCGATGGAGCTCAATTTCGTCGCGGCGCTGTCGAAACGGCTGGTCATCACCACCGGGCAGCGCGCTCCCAGGAGCACCCCCGCTCCGGTATCGCGGGACAGAAAGAGCAGGACCTTGGCGATCATGTTGGCGGCTTCGATATGCGGAGCCACCAGGATATCCGCAGGCGGGCCCATCTCCCGGGGAGGAGCCACCGCCTGATCCAGGGAGAGCGGCCCGGTCAGCGCGCAGTCTGCGATCTGCCCGCGGCGGTTCATCTGGGCGAGGGCCGCTGCATCCAGGGTGGAGGAGGCCTCCGGGTCCACCTCGCCGGAGGCGGAGAGAATGGCTACATGCGGCTGGGCGACCCCAAGCTTCCGGAAGGCTTCGGCGGCATTCTCCACAATGTGTCGCTTGTTCTGCAGATCCGGATAGGTGGCCATCCCTGCATCGGAGACGGCCACCACCCGCCCCAGCCGTTTGATGGAAAACATGATCAGGTGCGAGAGGAATTGGCCGGTCCGGAG
This portion of the Synergistales bacterium genome encodes:
- a CDS encoding phosphate butyryltransferase — protein: MGFEHFDTFQCAASDHKRKRLAVVGPYGEDVLGAVREAAAGGLVSPLLFGEARLVREALAEIGSEPEAFPIVDAPDEKSAAAKAVQAVSSGDADVLMKGRVKTATLLKAVLNRDWGLRTGQFLSHLIMFSIKRLGRVVAVSDAGMATYPDLQNKRHIVENAAEAFRKLGVAQPHVAILSASGEVDPEASSTLDAAALAQMNRRGQIADCALTGPLSLDQAVAPPREMGPPADILVAPHIEAANMIAKVLLFLSRDTGAGVLLGARCPVVMTSRFDSAATKLSSIGLASRLNQ